The stretch of DNA CGGCGAAGTCGACGTGGGCCTGCTCGACGGCTTCGGGGTATGCCTCGCGCTTGGCGTGCTCGGTGAGGGCTCGGTAGATGCTGGCCACCGAGGGGTTGTGTCCCTTGCGCTTGCCGGTGGGGATGAACAGGTCGGGCTGGATCTGCTCGACGGACTCACCGCCCGCGCGGCGCCGCAGCACGGTGTGGAGCATGTCGTCGGTGATGACCGGCGGCCGGCCGCCGTGCTTGCCCTTGCGGGCCGCGGTGTCGAGCCCCTCCAGCGTCGACTCCCGGATGTTCTCCCGCTCGGTCTCCGCCATCGCGGCGAAGAACGCGAACAGCAGCTTCCCCGGGCCGGTCGGGTCGTAGATGCCGGGCAGTGGACCGGCAAGCATCTCCAGGATGAGGCCGTGAGCGGTGAGGTGATCGGCGAGCGCGGTGAGCTCGGCGGCGTCGCGGCCGAGCCGCTTCATCTCGTACACGGTGAAGATGACCCGGCAGTGCGGGGCGTGCGCCTTGACCTCCCGCGCCGTACGGAGGGCCTCCTCGAACTTGGGCCGTACGCGGATGCGGGTGCTGATCTTCTCGGCGAAGATCTTGTCCCTGGGGATGCCGTGCCCCGCGAGGGCGTCGAGCTGGGAGTCGAGTTCCTGGCCGAGGGTCGAGCAGCGCGCGTAGCCGATGCGGATGTCCGCGCTCGGCAGGGCCGGGTCGATCGGCGCCGGCGGCGGGGTGCCGGGCCGCCACGGCTGGCCCGGGCCGCGGTCGGCGGGGGTCGGCACCCGCAGCTCCTTCTTCAGGCGGGGAACCTGGGTGAAGCGGCGGGTGTGGTAGGCGGAGGCGACCGCTCCGCCGCGCGAGCGGCACGGTGAGCCGGGCTGGGCTTCGCACTTCGGGCAGGTGTGCTGTTCGACGTCGTCGGCGTCCGACCGGTCGGTTGAGGCCGGCTGTTGAGGGGGCGTCATGGGCCCGGATTTTCGCACAATGCAAGTCTCAGAAGGGGGTCTGTCCCGCTTTTGAGTGAGAACG from Streptomyces sp. NBC_01460 encodes:
- a CDS encoding recombinase family protein, with amino-acid sequence MTPPQQPASTDRSDADDVEQHTCPKCEAQPGSPCRSRGGAVASAYHTRRFTQVPRLKKELRVPTPADRGPGQPWRPGTPPPAPIDPALPSADIRIGYARCSTLGQELDSQLDALAGHGIPRDKIFAEKISTRIRVRPKFEEALRTAREVKAHAPHCRVIFTVYEMKRLGRDAAELTALADHLTAHGLILEMLAGPLPGIYDPTGPGKLLFAFFAAMAETERENIRESTLEGLDTAARKGKHGGRPPVITDDMLHTVLRRRAGGESVEQIQPDLFIPTGKRKGHNPSVASIYRALTEHAKREAYPEAVEQAHVDFAASRTATVPEPRPDTPDRASL